A region from the Flavobacteriales bacterium genome encodes:
- a CDS encoding phosphatidate cytidylyltransferase, giving the protein MKEIGIRAATGAVYVGLTLLAAWMGGLATFILFGPVCWLAAGELHNLLHPTNVGQVRSQLLAVGSYVVLGLPAATPFEVTGSLLMVCMLALVIISVCTLLARNASSPGVALGNDLLLLLLVGAPFALLAHLVDISHTLMIGIMILLWTNETGAYLTGKFFGKHKMIPSISPKKTWEGLVGGIGFTLLFAWFMSMAWDVVTLPQWLVIAVIVAALSTVGDLFESALKRARGVKDAGTILPGHGGILDRFDGLLLVVPGVWAYLQLVL; this is encoded by the coding sequence AAGAGATCGGCATCCGCGCGGCCACCGGCGCGGTGTACGTGGGCCTTACGTTGCTTGCGGCCTGGATGGGCGGGTTGGCCACCTTCATCCTGTTCGGGCCCGTATGCTGGTTGGCGGCCGGTGAACTGCACAACCTGCTGCATCCAACCAACGTGGGACAGGTCCGATCGCAGTTGCTCGCAGTAGGCAGCTACGTTGTCTTGGGACTTCCAGCAGCCACGCCATTTGAAGTGACCGGCTCCCTGCTGATGGTGTGCATGCTCGCGCTCGTGATCATCAGTGTGTGCACGCTACTCGCGCGCAACGCATCCTCGCCGGGCGTGGCGTTGGGCAACGACCTGTTGCTCCTGCTGCTCGTAGGCGCACCGTTCGCGCTGCTGGCCCACTTGGTGGACATCAGCCACACCTTGATGATCGGCATCATGATCCTCCTGTGGACAAACGAGACGGGCGCCTACCTGACGGGCAAATTCTTCGGCAAGCACAAGATGATCCCGAGCATCAGTCCGAAGAAGACCTGGGAAGGGCTCGTAGGTGGTATCGGCTTCACGCTGCTCTTCGCGTGGTTCATGTCCATGGCGTGGGATGTGGTAACGCTGCCGCAGTGGCTCGTGATCGCAGTGATCGTTGCTGCCCTGAGCACCGTGGGCGATCTGTTCGAGAGCGCGCTGAAGCGGGCGCGCGGAGTGAAGGACGCGGGCACGATCCTGCCGGGCCATGGAGGCATCCTCGATCGGTTCGATGGGCTTCTCCTGGTGGTGCCCGGCGTGTGGGCCTACTTGCAGTTGGTGCTCTGA
- a CDS encoding phosphatidylserine decarboxylase family protein encodes MYLHREGTPTLLISLAASCLLLFALWNWPVLPYALNVLLTIAVCAVFAIIVWFFRVPKRTPTNDDRAIHAPADGKVVAIEEVMETEVLGEKRRQVSIFMSPLNVHVNWYPFNGTTTYYKYHPGKYLVAWHPKSSTENERSTVVVQHPNGGTVLMRQIAGALARRICTYARAGASAQRGSEFGFIKFGSRVDVLLPLDAEVLVSLGQKVSGTTTVIARFK; translated from the coding sequence ATGTACCTGCACCGGGAAGGAACCCCCACCCTGCTCATTTCGTTGGCCGCCTCGTGCTTGTTGCTGTTCGCCCTTTGGAACTGGCCGGTGCTGCCCTACGCGTTGAACGTGCTGCTGACGATCGCCGTGTGCGCCGTGTTCGCCATCATCGTGTGGTTCTTCCGGGTTCCCAAGCGCACGCCCACCAACGACGATCGCGCCATCCATGCTCCTGCTGACGGCAAAGTGGTGGCCATCGAGGAAGTGATGGAGACCGAAGTGCTGGGCGAAAAGCGCAGACAGGTCAGCATTTTCATGAGCCCGTTGAACGTGCACGTGAACTGGTACCCCTTCAACGGCACCACCACCTACTACAAGTACCACCCGGGAAAGTACCTGGTGGCGTGGCACCCGAAGAGCAGCACGGAGAACGAGCGCAGTACCGTGGTGGTGCAGCATCCGAACGGCGGTACCGTGCTGATGCGGCAGATCGCAGGTGCCCTCGCACGCCGCATCTGCACCTATGCCCGCGCCGGAGCGTCCGCCCAGCGCGGTTCCGAGTTCGGGTTCATCAAATTCGGCAGCCGGGTGGACGTGCTGCTACCCCTGGATGCCGAGGTGCTCGTGTCGCTCGGCCAGAAGGTGAGCGGCACCACTACCGTCATCGCCCGCTTCAAGTGA
- a CDS encoding noncanonical pyrimidine nucleotidase, YjjG family, translating to MKRYRHLFFDLDHTLWDFRTNSRDTLTELFHEHDFPGRGIADVHEFIGAYEEINAELWRGYSAGRMDKDVLRVLRFRNALLQFGVKDDKLARSVGDEYIERCPRKQALMPGALEVLDQLRGRFALHIVTNGFQETQHTKLRSSGLEEYFVATITSEQAQARKPDGRIFAYALRKAKAAAEASIMIGDDVNADINGARNAGWDQVLFDPHSNHAGAEATHRIRDLRELIDLLDHDGSASKT from the coding sequence GTGAAGCGCTACCGGCATCTCTTCTTCGACCTGGACCACACGCTCTGGGATTTCCGCACCAATTCGCGCGACACGCTCACGGAGCTCTTCCACGAGCATGACTTTCCGGGCCGGGGCATTGCTGATGTCCACGAGTTCATCGGCGCCTACGAGGAGATCAATGCGGAGCTGTGGCGTGGCTATTCAGCCGGGAGAATGGACAAGGACGTTTTGCGTGTTCTTCGTTTCAGGAATGCACTGCTGCAGTTCGGGGTGAAGGACGACAAGTTGGCGCGCTCAGTGGGTGACGAGTACATCGAACGCTGCCCCCGCAAGCAAGCGCTGATGCCCGGTGCGCTCGAGGTGCTCGATCAGCTCCGTGGTCGTTTCGCGCTTCACATCGTCACCAATGGTTTCCAGGAAACGCAGCACACCAAACTGCGGTCAAGCGGATTGGAGGAGTACTTCGTGGCGACCATCACGAGCGAACAGGCGCAGGCGCGCAAGCCCGACGGCCGCATCTTCGCTTACGCGCTCCGGAAGGCGAAGGCGGCTGCGGAAGCGAGCATCATGATCGGCGATGACGTGAACGCGGACATCAACGGTGCGCGCAACGCCGGTTGGGACCAAGTGCTCTTCGATCCGCACAGCAACCATGCTGGCGCGGAAGCCACGCACCGCATCAGAGATCTGCGGGAACTGATCGACTTATTGGATCACGACGGATCAGCCTCGAAGACGTAG
- the upp gene encoding uracil phosphoribosyltransferase: MVVELTRTQSIANHFVAELRDINVQKDSMRFRRNMERIGECIAFELSKTLAYGEQEVTSPLGVARTGLLKEQPVIATILRAGLPLHQGMLNYFDKADSAFVSAYRKHRKGEDGFDVEVEYLSSPSIDGRTLVITDPMLATGRSMVLVYRALLRMGQPSSVHIVSAIASAEGVEHLKAHLPVGTRIWTGAIDEEMTAQAYIVPGLGDAGDLAYGTKI, encoded by the coding sequence ATGGTGGTGGAACTGACCCGCACGCAAAGCATCGCCAACCACTTCGTGGCCGAGCTGCGCGATATCAACGTCCAGAAGGACAGCATGCGCTTCCGCCGCAACATGGAACGCATCGGCGAGTGCATCGCGTTCGAGTTGAGCAAAACGCTGGCGTACGGAGAACAAGAGGTGACTTCGCCGTTGGGCGTCGCCCGCACAGGGCTGCTCAAGGAGCAACCGGTGATCGCCACCATCCTTCGGGCGGGCCTGCCGCTGCACCAAGGCATGCTCAACTACTTCGACAAGGCCGACAGCGCTTTCGTCAGCGCCTACCGCAAGCACCGCAAGGGTGAGGACGGCTTCGATGTGGAAGTCGAGTACCTCAGCAGTCCGAGCATCGATGGGCGAACGCTCGTCATCACGGACCCCATGCTGGCGACAGGCCGCAGCATGGTGCTCGTGTACCGTGCCTTGCTGCGCATGGGCCAGCCGTCATCAGTGCATATCGTCAGCGCGATCGCCAGCGCGGAAGGAGTGGAACACTTGAAGGCGCATCTGCCCGTTGGTACACGGATCTGGACGGGTGCCATTGACGAAGAGATGACGGCGCAGGCGTACATCGTGCCCGGCTTGGGCGACGCTGGCGATCTGGCTTACGGCACCAAGATCTAG
- the wecB gene encoding UDP-N-acetylglucosamine 2-epimerase (non-hydrolyzing), with protein MTSPIKLITVVGARPQIIKAAAISRAISKGFGDRISETILHTGQHYDANMSRVFFDELGVPDADVQLNVGSGSHGVQTARMIEGIEAQLLNERPDAVLLYGDTNSTLAGAVAAAKLHIPVAHVEAGLRSWNKAMPEEINRITCDHCSTWLFCPTDTGVQNLLREGFSGQPHSKPTANKPVVHMVGDVMFDNSLHFADLAASRSTVLNDLGLRGDDFLLVTVHRDHNTDIAQQLNGIFSALLDVAERHSLAVVLPVHPRLKKCIDTVMDGTLQRRVRSSKWMKLMPPAGFLDMIMLERHARLVLTDSGGVQKEAFFFGKPCVILRPETEWVELVQHGQAVLAGADPHLIVSGADRFLRTGRPECPPLFGDGRAADRVCDILVRDLV; from the coding sequence ATGACCTCACCGATCAAGCTTATCACCGTGGTCGGCGCGCGCCCGCAGATCATCAAGGCCGCAGCCATAAGCAGGGCGATCAGCAAGGGGTTCGGCGACCGCATCAGCGAGACGATCCTGCACACCGGCCAGCACTACGATGCGAACATGAGCCGCGTGTTCTTCGATGAACTTGGTGTACCCGATGCCGATGTGCAGCTCAACGTGGGCTCGGGCAGTCACGGCGTACAAACCGCCCGGATGATCGAAGGCATCGAAGCGCAATTGCTGAACGAACGCCCGGACGCCGTGCTCTTGTACGGTGACACCAACAGCACACTGGCCGGAGCGGTGGCCGCCGCCAAGCTGCACATACCTGTGGCGCATGTGGAAGCCGGCCTTCGTTCGTGGAACAAGGCCATGCCCGAGGAGATCAACCGGATCACTTGCGACCATTGCAGCACTTGGCTGTTCTGCCCCACGGATACGGGCGTGCAGAACCTCCTGCGCGAAGGCTTCAGTGGGCAACCCCACAGCAAGCCCACCGCGAACAAACCGGTGGTCCACATGGTGGGCGATGTGATGTTCGACAACAGCTTGCATTTCGCTGACCTCGCCGCTTCGCGCAGTACGGTGCTGAACGACCTGGGCCTCCGCGGAGATGATTTCCTCCTCGTCACAGTGCACCGCGACCACAACACCGATATCGCGCAACAATTGAACGGTATCTTCAGTGCACTCCTTGATGTGGCTGAGCGCCATTCGCTCGCGGTAGTGCTACCCGTACACCCGCGTTTGAAGAAGTGCATCGATACGGTGATGGACGGGACGTTGCAACGGCGTGTCCGATCCTCGAAGTGGATGAAGCTGATGCCACCGGCCGGCTTTCTTGACATGATCATGCTCGAACGGCATGCCCGGCTCGTGCTGACCGATAGCGGCGGAGTTCAGAAGGAGGCCTTCTTCTTCGGCAAACCCTGCGTGATCCTGCGCCCGGAGACCGAATGGGTCGAACTCGTGCAACATGGACAAGCTGTTCTCGCAGGCGCCGACCCGCACCTCATCGTGAGCGGTGCTGATCGTTTCCTGCGCACAGGCCGGCCGGAATGCCCGCCGCTCTTCGGTGATGGCCGAGCGGCCGATCGTGTGTGCGACATCCTTGTCCGCGATCTGGTCTGA
- the radC gene encoding DNA repair protein RadC, translating to MPAEEESFKPTIREWAKDDRPRERLMAQGPLSLSDAELLAILVRTGTQRMNALEMAREILRAGGNDLGRLGRMSVADLMKVHGMGEAKAITIAAALELGRRRRDDRGPERRQISTSIDAYEELRPVLADLPHEQFWLLILDRGNKVTDKCCVSDGGMHGTVADPKRIFKEALDRRAAGIILAHNHPSGQLRPSSEDIALTRKLVEGAKLLDIAVQDHLIVTEQGFYSFADQGMLH from the coding sequence ATGCCAGCCGAGGAGGAGAGCTTCAAGCCCACGATACGCGAATGGGCCAAGGACGACCGGCCACGGGAGCGGCTGATGGCCCAAGGTCCTCTGTCACTGAGCGACGCTGAGCTGTTGGCGATCCTGGTGCGCACGGGGACCCAGCGTATGAACGCGTTGGAGATGGCCCGCGAGATCCTGCGTGCCGGTGGGAATGACCTGGGCCGTTTGGGCCGCATGAGCGTGGCCGATCTGATGAAGGTGCACGGCATGGGCGAGGCCAAGGCCATAACCATTGCTGCGGCGCTGGAACTGGGCCGCCGCCGAAGGGATGATCGTGGACCTGAGCGCAGGCAGATAAGTACCAGCATTGATGCCTACGAAGAATTGCGGCCCGTGCTGGCCGATCTGCCGCACGAGCAGTTCTGGTTGTTGATCCTCGACCGGGGCAACAAGGTGACCGACAAGTGCTGCGTAAGCGATGGCGGCATGCACGGCACCGTGGCGGATCCCAAACGAATTTTCAAGGAAGCACTCGACCGCCGTGCCGCGGGGATCATCCTCGCGCACAACCACCCCAGCGGACAGTTGCGGCCGAGCAGTGAGGACATTGCACTGACGCGCAAGCTGGTGGAAGGCGCCAAGCTGCTGGACATCGCGGTCCAGGACCACCTCATCGTCACCGAACAAGGATTCTACAGCTTCGCGGACCAAGGCATGCTGCATTGA
- a CDS encoding 30S ribosomal protein S20, with product MANHKSALKRVRQTETRNERNRYQHKTARNAVRDLRASTDKKAATDLLPKVSSMLDKLAKTNVIHKNKAANLKSSLTKHVAGLK from the coding sequence ATGGCCAATCACAAGTCAGCCCTGAAGCGCGTCCGTCAGACGGAGACCCGCAACGAGCGCAACCGTTACCAGCACAAGACCGCACGCAACGCTGTGCGCGACCTGCGTGCTAGCACGGACAAGAAGGCCGCTACGGACCTTCTTCCCAAGGTGAGCAGCATGCTGGACAAGTTGGCGAAGACCAATGTGATCCACAAGAACAAGGCCGCCAACCTGAAGAGCAGCCTGACCAAGCACGTGGCCGGCTTGAAGTAG
- a CDS encoding exopolysaccharide biosynthesis polyprenyl glycosylphosphotransferase → MLSPDDKIGPNAPGRERSLLQTASTELGTALRNGRKPLLQVQNGLVKVLQLDPLTAVKDLVIVGEGPAAEEIYRYCEDQTVRGYRFRGIFSDARLEGALNGKRTGSVAEAKKFILRNRIDIVYCALPGTRKEEITELMEFCEGHTIRFRVIPSADSFIPVVQTTDLEFHGAVPTGKLRREPLDIARNRTIKRAFDIAFSFLVITLVFSWLFPILALMVKLSSRGPVFFSQRRLGRDNRPFVCYKFRSMRVNAEAGHKQATKDDPRVTKVGAFLRKSNLDEMPQFFNVLLGQMSVVGPRPHPVRLNDKFRDQVDKYMVRHFVRPGITGWAQVNGYRGETNTPDLMEKRIQLDVWYLENWSFNLDLKCVWRTVTNMLGGKEKFAY, encoded by the coding sequence ATGCTATCACCGGACGATAAGATCGGGCCGAACGCTCCAGGGCGGGAGCGGTCACTGCTTCAAACTGCCAGCACAGAGCTGGGCACTGCATTGCGCAATGGCCGCAAGCCACTGCTGCAGGTCCAGAACGGACTGGTGAAGGTCCTTCAACTGGACCCCCTCACCGCGGTCAAAGACCTGGTGATCGTGGGCGAAGGCCCTGCCGCAGAAGAGATCTACCGCTATTGCGAGGACCAGACGGTGCGTGGGTATCGGTTCCGCGGCATCTTCAGCGATGCCCGCTTGGAGGGCGCGTTGAACGGGAAGCGCACCGGCTCCGTGGCCGAGGCCAAGAAGTTCATCCTGCGCAATCGCATCGATATTGTTTACTGCGCCCTGCCCGGCACGCGCAAGGAGGAGATCACTGAGCTGATGGAGTTCTGCGAAGGACACACCATCCGGTTCCGGGTGATCCCCAGCGCCGACAGTTTCATTCCAGTGGTGCAGACCACCGACCTTGAATTCCACGGTGCCGTGCCCACGGGCAAGCTGCGTCGCGAGCCGTTGGACATCGCTCGGAACAGGACCATCAAACGGGCGTTCGACATCGCCTTTTCCTTCTTGGTGATCACACTGGTTTTCAGCTGGTTGTTCCCCATTTTGGCGCTCATGGTGAAGCTGAGCAGCCGTGGACCGGTGTTTTTCAGCCAGCGCCGTCTGGGTCGCGATAACAGGCCGTTCGTCTGCTACAAGTTCCGGAGCATGCGTGTGAATGCCGAAGCGGGCCACAAACAAGCCACCAAGGACGACCCCAGGGTCACCAAGGTGGGCGCCTTCCTGCGCAAGAGCAACTTGGACGAGATGCCCCAGTTCTTCAACGTGCTGCTGGGACAAATGAGCGTTGTGGGCCCGCGCCCGCACCCGGTTCGCCTGAACGACAAGTTCCGCGACCAAGTGGACAAGTACATGGTGCGTCACTTCGTTCGCCCAGGCATCACGGGCTGGGCACAGGTGAACGGTTACCGCGGGGAGACCAATACCCCCGACCTGATGGAGAAGCGCATCCAACTGGATGTCTGGTACCTGGAGAACTGGAGCTTCAACCTCGACCTGAAGTGTGTTTGGAGGACCGTGACCAACATGCTGGGGGGCAAGGAGAAGTTTGCCTACTGA
- a CDS encoding WecB/TagA/CpsF family glycosyltransferase: MRPKKQALNVGITTGSFAEHVEQVCAWGAAHQSTYVCCVNAHMTVEARDPGFNAVVSGADMATADGMPVLKALQWFGKVKQERVAGNDLMPALLDSAVAKGLKVFLYGGKEDVLQTIRDRASAKYGVSPIVGHESPPFRALSAQEMEEAAARINASGAHIIMVSLGCPKQERWMAAMKGKVNGVMLGLGGAFLLYAGVDSRAPKWMRDLSLEWLYRLALEPGRLWKRYFVTNTIFLGMVIGRLFRGADRDLRG, encoded by the coding sequence ATGCGGCCGAAGAAGCAAGCGCTCAACGTGGGGATCACCACGGGCTCTTTCGCGGAGCACGTGGAACAGGTATGCGCTTGGGGCGCCGCGCACCAGAGCACATATGTGTGCTGCGTGAACGCCCACATGACCGTTGAAGCCCGGGACCCGGGCTTCAATGCCGTGGTGAGCGGCGCCGACATGGCCACGGCCGACGGTATGCCCGTGCTGAAAGCACTGCAATGGTTCGGGAAGGTGAAGCAGGAGCGCGTCGCCGGGAACGATCTGATGCCCGCCCTGCTGGACAGCGCAGTGGCCAAGGGGTTGAAGGTCTTCCTCTATGGCGGAAAGGAGGACGTGCTGCAGACCATCCGGGATCGGGCGTCGGCCAAGTATGGCGTGTCACCGATCGTGGGTCACGAGTCGCCGCCGTTCCGGGCGCTATCAGCTCAAGAGATGGAGGAAGCGGCCGCGCGGATCAATGCGTCGGGCGCGCACATCATCATGGTGTCGCTCGGCTGCCCAAAGCAGGAGCGGTGGATGGCGGCCATGAAGGGCAAGGTGAACGGGGTGATGCTTGGTTTGGGCGGGGCCTTCCTCCTCTATGCCGGGGTGGACAGCCGGGCGCCCAAGTGGATGCGCGACTTGTCCTTGGAGTGGTTGTACCGGTTGGCATTGGAGCCCGGAAGGCTCTGGAAGCGCTACTTCGTCACCAATACGATCTTCCTGGGCATGGTCATTGGTAGGCTTTTCCGGGGGGCGGACAGGGACCTCCGAGGGTGA
- a CDS encoding NAD(P)-dependent oxidoreductase — translation MRLLITGGSGFIGTNLVEHFLQQGIPLLNLDWNKPLDPAHNPHWQLCDIMDQAGLHKYFAEFKPTHVVHLAARADTDEPNDIEAYQQNHEGTRRLLEVVKGTPGIERIIVTSTQFVCEAGYQPKHDLDFKPFTLYGETKRLTEMHTREAGLQCAWTIIRPTTIWGPWSLRYRDVMFKVMRKGLYFHPSKKKVVRSYGYVGNVVWQIEQMLKAPLDKVNGQVFYVGDQPMDLRLWVDAISRALVKKPVRYIPTWLVRSIAFGGDVLKVFRIPFPITTGRFRSMTSDYITPMDKTIAAFGNAPWTLEAGVKEMVRWYDNGSERIVAHTLKDVRLKPIDHKG, via the coding sequence ATGCGACTTCTCATCACGGGTGGCTCGGGCTTCATCGGCACCAACCTCGTTGAACATTTCCTGCAGCAGGGCATACCACTGCTCAACCTCGATTGGAACAAGCCGCTTGATCCCGCGCACAACCCGCATTGGCAGCTGTGCGACATCATGGACCAGGCCGGGCTCCACAAGTACTTCGCGGAGTTCAAGCCAACGCATGTGGTGCACCTGGCCGCCCGTGCCGACACCGATGAACCCAACGACATCGAGGCCTACCAACAGAACCACGAGGGCACACGCCGGCTCTTGGAAGTGGTGAAGGGAACACCGGGCATCGAGCGCATCATCGTCACCAGTACGCAGTTCGTTTGCGAGGCGGGTTACCAACCCAAGCACGATCTCGATTTCAAGCCCTTCACGCTCTATGGCGAAACGAAGCGGCTCACCGAAATGCACACACGCGAGGCCGGCCTGCAGTGTGCATGGACGATCATCCGTCCCACCACGATCTGGGGGCCGTGGAGCCTGCGCTACCGCGATGTGATGTTCAAGGTGATGCGCAAGGGCCTCTACTTCCACCCGAGCAAGAAGAAGGTGGTGCGCAGCTACGGCTACGTGGGCAACGTGGTGTGGCAGATCGAGCAGATGCTGAAGGCGCCGCTCGACAAGGTGAACGGCCAAGTGTTCTACGTGGGGGATCAACCCATGGACCTGCGTCTTTGGGTGGATGCCATAAGCCGTGCGCTGGTGAAGAAGCCCGTGCGCTACATACCCACATGGCTCGTCAGGAGCATTGCTTTCGGTGGCGATGTGCTCAAGGTCTTCCGCATTCCGTTCCCCATCACCACCGGCCGTTTCCGCAGCATGACCAGCGATTACATCACACCCATGGACAAGACCATTGCAGCGTTCGGCAACGCGCCGTGGACCTTGGAGGCCGGTGTGAAGGAGATGGTGCGGTGGTACGACAACGGCAGCGAACGCATCGTGGCGCATACGCTGAAGGACGTGCGCTTGAAACCCATCGACCACAAGGGCTGA
- a CDS encoding glycosyltransferase family 4 protein, with amino-acid sequence MPTAPVRVLVVGQTPPPFGGQAVMIEKLLQGHFTRVQLFHVRLAFSDDMESVGKFGLKKVWVLFTTILRIWVARFRTGARLLYYPPSGPNMVPVLRDLVLLCSTRWLFRHTVFHFHAGGVSTFRPRLPAPFRLLFDGAYRRHALAIRTSALNPDDGAALGARHSIVVPNGIDNMQDNVQERTALPGEPLKILFTGVLIPSKGVRVLLEAFKELVVLEPQVKLEIMGKWGDAAFRDECTGFVRQHDLGDKVEFLGVLSGDAKWQKFASCDIFCFPSYFEAESFGLVIAEAMQFGKPVVSTHWRGIPSVVEDGRSGLLVPVQDAHAVAEALQRFVRDPVLRKSMGEEGRRIFLRKFTLEAFHRNMEDALASVEGNERITDKSG; translated from the coding sequence GTGCCGACCGCTCCTGTCCGTGTGCTCGTTGTGGGCCAAACGCCGCCGCCCTTCGGTGGCCAGGCGGTAATGATCGAGAAGCTGCTGCAAGGGCACTTCACCCGCGTGCAACTGTTCCATGTGCGCTTGGCCTTCAGCGACGACATGGAGAGCGTGGGCAAGTTCGGATTGAAGAAGGTGTGGGTGCTCTTCACGACTATCCTGCGCATCTGGGTGGCGCGTTTCCGCACCGGGGCTCGTTTGCTCTACTACCCGCCGAGCGGCCCCAACATGGTGCCCGTGCTGCGCGATCTGGTGCTGCTGTGCTCCACGCGCTGGCTGTTCCGTCACACCGTGTTCCACTTTCACGCAGGCGGCGTCAGCACCTTCCGCCCGCGGTTGCCTGCACCGTTCCGGTTGCTCTTCGATGGGGCCTATCGCAGGCACGCGCTAGCCATCCGCACCAGCGCGCTCAACCCCGATGATGGCGCGGCCTTGGGCGCTCGGCACAGCATCGTCGTGCCCAACGGGATCGATAACATGCAAGACAATGTGCAGGAGCGCACCGCACTTCCCGGCGAACCACTGAAAATCCTGTTCACCGGTGTGCTGATCCCGAGCAAGGGGGTGCGCGTGCTGCTGGAAGCCTTCAAGGAACTGGTGGTGCTCGAGCCACAGGTAAAGCTCGAAATCATGGGCAAGTGGGGTGACGCAGCGTTCCGGGATGAGTGCACGGGCTTCGTTCGCCAGCACGACCTTGGCGATAAAGTGGAGTTCCTGGGCGTGCTCAGCGGCGATGCCAAGTGGCAGAAGTTCGCCTCGTGCGACATCTTCTGTTTCCCCAGCTACTTCGAAGCGGAGAGCTTCGGGCTCGTCATAGCCGAGGCCATGCAGTTCGGCAAACCCGTGGTGAGCACCCATTGGCGCGGCATCCCCAGCGTGGTGGAGGACGGCCGTAGCGGACTGTTGGTGCCCGTGCAGGACGCGCACGCTGTTGCGGAAGCACTGCAACGCTTCGTGCGCGACCCGGTGCTGCGGAAGTCGATGGGAGAGGAGGGCCGCCGCATCTTCCTGCGGAAGTTCACGTTAGAGGCGTTTCATCGCAACATGGAAGACGCTCTGGCCAGCGTCGAAGGGAACGAACGGATCACCGACAAGTCGGGGTGA
- a CDS encoding T9SS type A sorting domain-containing protein, giving the protein MQEETNLTQRHNLALAYLDRGLFSEADSLVDLIAAEENNVPSEGTVILQLRAWAAANGRLSPAQQAVAQGLVAQNPLGATGAKAMLRNAFGEPYSRVPWMLNDTRAGYKNAAGAEQRKSELRLWPNPADQTVQLVSNAQPIAEVSVFASDGRVCLRSKAHAVPELSLDISTLSPGPYVLRVSLVNGSIVNRSFQKLP; this is encoded by the coding sequence ATGCAGGAAGAAACCAACCTCACGCAGCGTCACAACCTGGCCTTGGCATACTTGGACAGGGGGTTGTTCAGCGAGGCGGATTCGCTCGTCGACCTTATCGCGGCAGAGGAGAACAATGTGCCCAGCGAAGGCACGGTGATCCTCCAACTCCGTGCTTGGGCTGCCGCCAACGGCAGACTCAGTCCAGCCCAGCAGGCAGTGGCCCAAGGCTTGGTGGCACAAAACCCACTGGGTGCCACCGGAGCCAAGGCCATGTTGCGCAATGCCTTCGGTGAACCGTACAGCCGAGTGCCCTGGATGTTGAACGATACTCGTGCTGGATACAAGAATGCGGCTGGAGCTGAACAGAGGAAATCGGAATTGCGACTGTGGCCGAATCCAGCCGATCAAACAGTCCAGCTTGTGTCCAACGCGCAACCCATCGCGGAGGTCTCAGTTTTCGCATCGGACGGAAGGGTGTGCTTACGGTCCAAGGCACACGCCGTTCCGGAGCTATCGCTCGATATCTCCACCCTGTCCCCAGGGCCCTATGTGCTTCGGGTGTCCCTAGTAAACGGCAGCATCGTGAACCGGTCTTTCCAGAAGTTGCCATGA